In Curtobacterium sp. TC1, the following proteins share a genomic window:
- the ruvB gene encoding Holliday junction branch migration DNA helicase RuvB, whose protein sequence is MSGITSAGAESQEELAFEGALRPRSLDEFVGQRKVRGQLDLLLKAAGMQDRTPDHILMAGPPGLGKTTLAMIVAHETGRPLRMSSGPAIQHAGDLAAVLSSLVPGEVLFIDEIHRMARSAEEMLYLAMEDFRIDVMVGKGAGATSIPLDLAPFTLVGATTRAGLLPNPLRDRFGFTAHLEFYEKDELEQVLIRAAHLLELDIDRSALREIAGRSRGTPRIANRLLRRVRDYALVHRTTDGMAAVQGALDLYDVDELGLDRLDRAVVEIMLTRFDGGPVGLNTLAVSVGEESETIESVVEPFLVRVGLVTRTPRGRIATPVAWRHLGLTPGQGVGPLPGLFDDSDTTD, encoded by the coding sequence ATGAGCGGCATCACGTCAGCCGGAGCCGAGTCGCAGGAGGAACTCGCCTTCGAGGGGGCCCTCCGTCCGCGGTCGCTCGACGAGTTCGTCGGGCAGCGGAAGGTGCGCGGGCAGCTCGACCTGCTGCTCAAGGCCGCCGGCATGCAGGACCGCACCCCGGACCACATCCTGATGGCGGGTCCTCCCGGCCTCGGCAAGACCACACTCGCGATGATCGTCGCGCACGAGACCGGTCGTCCCCTGCGGATGTCGAGCGGGCCCGCGATCCAGCACGCCGGCGACCTCGCGGCCGTGCTGTCCTCACTCGTGCCGGGCGAGGTCCTGTTCATCGACGAGATCCACCGGATGGCACGCTCGGCAGAGGAGATGCTCTACCTGGCGATGGAGGACTTCCGGATCGACGTCATGGTCGGCAAGGGCGCCGGCGCGACGAGCATCCCGCTCGACCTCGCACCGTTCACCCTGGTCGGCGCCACCACCCGCGCCGGCCTGCTGCCGAACCCGCTCCGTGACCGCTTCGGCTTCACGGCGCACCTCGAGTTCTACGAGAAGGACGAGCTCGAGCAGGTCCTGATCCGCGCCGCCCACCTGCTCGAACTCGACATCGACCGGTCCGCGCTGCGCGAGATCGCCGGGCGCTCCCGCGGCACCCCGCGCATCGCGAACCGGCTGCTCCGCCGGGTCCGTGACTACGCCCTCGTGCACCGCACCACCGACGGCATGGCTGCCGTCCAGGGCGCGCTCGACCTCTACGACGTCGACGAGCTCGGCCTCGACCGCCTCGACCGCGCCGTGGTCGAGATCATGCTGACCCGCTTCGACGGCGGACCGGTGGGACTGAACACCCTCGCGGTGTCGGTCGGCGAAGAGTCCGAGACCATCGAGTCGGTCGTCGAACCCTTCCTCGTCCGGGTCGGTCTGGTCACGCGCACCCCGCGCGGCCGCATCGCGACACCGGTCGCGTGGCGGCACCTCGGCCTCACCCCGGGGCAGGGCGTCGGACCGCTCCCGGGACTGTTCGACGACTCCGACACCACCGACTAG
- the ruvA gene encoding Holliday junction branch migration protein RuvA produces MIASLRGTCIDIAGSAVVIEAGGVGYAVTVTPAHALTMRHGAEVFVRTAMIVREDEHLLFGFESTDALQVFDLLRSVTGVGPKSAMGVLAHMDPSQVANAVAKDDDGAFRKVSGIGPKTAKLIILALTGKLAAFEQAAVVTAGRGTAAHPAATDVVSALIGLGWREDAAQTAVDETVANEPGAAAMGTQALLRAALGALRPAGAGR; encoded by the coding sequence ATGATCGCGAGTCTCCGGGGTACCTGCATCGACATCGCCGGTTCCGCCGTGGTGATCGAGGCCGGGGGAGTCGGGTACGCCGTCACCGTGACCCCGGCCCACGCGCTGACGATGCGCCACGGGGCCGAGGTGTTCGTCCGCACGGCGATGATCGTGCGCGAGGACGAGCACCTGCTCTTCGGCTTCGAGTCGACCGACGCCCTCCAGGTCTTCGACCTGCTGCGCAGCGTCACGGGCGTCGGGCCGAAGTCCGCGATGGGCGTCCTCGCCCACATGGACCCGTCGCAGGTCGCCAACGCCGTCGCGAAGGACGACGACGGTGCCTTCCGCAAGGTCTCCGGCATCGGCCCGAAGACCGCGAAGCTCATCATCCTCGCGCTCACCGGCAAGCTCGCCGCGTTCGAGCAGGCCGCCGTCGTCACCGCCGGTCGGGGTACCGCCGCGCACCCGGCAGCCACCGACGTCGTCTCCGCACTGATCGGCCTCGGCTGGCGCGAGGACGCCGCCCAGACCGCCGTCGACGAGACCGTCGCGAACGAGCCCGGGGCCGCGGCCATGGGCACGCAGGCGCTGCTCCGCGCCGCGCTCGGTGCGCTCCGGCCCGCCGGTGCCGGTCGATGA
- the secD gene encoding protein translocase subunit SecD produces the protein MARSTPVKKALRSLTWLVILMAILAGLNTAASILAGSSKDDTDEWYQGASWVPELALDLQGGTQLTLAAQNTEGDSVTSQQLQQAVEIIRQRINATGVSETEINTQGANNIVVSIPGRPDKATIDRIEAAAKLTFRPVLFTEAATNSAVGDDGKSTASPTPYSPPASLAATPSAKPTNGSDVNWVTPALQDLYTNYNCAAPDDVTTAPDDEPLVTCDADGAAKYILGPVEVSGANISNATSGLATDSQGTSTGQWAVNLTFDGQGTKDFRTVTNRLVSLQAPQNQFAIVLDGSVITAPSTNSAITNGKAQITGSFTAESSKTLADQLKYGALPINFQVQSNENISATLGTAQLIGGLVAGLIGLVLVIIYSVIQYRALAFVTVLSLGVAAVLTYLVIAIMSWRVDYRLSLAGVAGLIVAIGITADSFIVYFERIRDELRDGRALESAVESGWKRALRTILASDAVNLLAAVTLYVLAVADVKGFAFTLLLTTLIDIVVVALFTHPMMQLISRSRFFGEGHRFSGLDPAALGAVYKGRAQFRAPVVDGKRQRSAGEAQRRQTIAERKAQQASGDNGSTPDGKDD, from the coding sequence GTGGCACGATCGACACCCGTCAAGAAGGCGCTGCGCTCGCTCACCTGGTTGGTGATCCTGATGGCGATCCTCGCCGGCCTGAACACCGCCGCGTCGATCCTCGCCGGCAGCTCGAAGGACGACACGGACGAGTGGTACCAGGGCGCGAGCTGGGTCCCTGAGCTCGCACTGGACCTGCAGGGCGGCACGCAGCTGACCCTGGCGGCACAGAACACCGAGGGCGACTCGGTCACCTCGCAGCAGCTGCAGCAGGCGGTGGAGATCATCCGCCAGCGCATCAACGCCACCGGCGTCTCCGAGACCGAGATCAACACGCAGGGTGCGAACAACATCGTCGTGTCGATCCCCGGTCGGCCCGACAAGGCCACGATCGACCGCATCGAGGCAGCGGCGAAGCTGACGTTCCGCCCGGTGCTGTTCACCGAGGCCGCGACGAACTCCGCCGTCGGTGACGACGGGAAGTCCACCGCTTCGCCGACGCCGTACTCGCCGCCCGCCTCGCTCGCGGCAACGCCGAGCGCGAAGCCGACGAACGGCAGCGACGTCAACTGGGTGACCCCGGCGCTGCAGGACCTCTACACGAACTACAACTGCGCGGCTCCGGACGACGTCACCACGGCTCCGGACGACGAGCCCCTCGTCACCTGTGACGCCGACGGTGCCGCGAAGTACATCCTCGGCCCGGTCGAGGTCTCGGGTGCGAACATCAGCAACGCCACCTCGGGTCTCGCCACCGACTCGCAGGGCACCTCGACGGGCCAGTGGGCCGTCAACCTGACCTTCGACGGACAGGGCACGAAGGACTTCCGCACCGTCACGAACCGTCTCGTGTCGCTGCAGGCGCCGCAGAACCAGTTCGCGATCGTGCTGGACGGCTCGGTCATCACGGCCCCGTCCACGAACTCCGCCATCACCAACGGCAAGGCGCAGATCACCGGTTCGTTCACGGCCGAGTCGTCGAAGACCCTCGCCGACCAGCTCAAGTACGGCGCGCTGCCGATCAACTTCCAGGTGCAGTCGAACGAGAACATCTCGGCGACGCTCGGCACCGCCCAGCTCATCGGTGGTCTCGTCGCGGGCCTGATCGGGCTCGTCCTGGTGATCATCTACTCCGTCATCCAGTACCGGGCGCTCGCGTTCGTCACGGTGCTGTCACTCGGGGTCGCCGCGGTGCTGACCTACCTGGTCATCGCGATCATGTCCTGGCGCGTCGACTACCGCCTGTCGTTGGCGGGTGTGGCGGGTCTGATCGTCGCGATCGGCATCACGGCGGACTCGTTCATCGTGTACTTCGAACGCATCCGTGACGAACTCCGCGACGGCCGTGCCCTCGAGAGCGCGGTCGAGTCCGGCTGGAAGCGCGCACTCCGCACGATCCTGGCGTCCGACGCGGTGAACTTGCTCGCAGCCGTCACCCTGTACGTGCTCGCCGTCGCCGACGTGAAGGGCTTCGCGTTCACGCTGCTCCTCACGACGCTGATCGACATCGTGGTGGTCGCGCTCTTCACCCACCCGATGATGCAGCTCATCTCCCGCAGCCGGTTCTTCGGCGAGGGGCACAGGTTCAGCGGGCTCGACCCGGCGGCGCTCGGTGCGGTCTACAAGGGGCGCGCGCAGTTCCGCGCTCCCGTGGTGGACGGCAAGCGCCAGCGCAGCGCCGGTGAGGCGCAGCGCCGACAGACGATCGCGGAGCGGAAGGCCCAGCAGGCCTCCGGCGACAACGGCTCCACGCCGGACGGGAAGGACGACTGA
- a CDS encoding type IV toxin-antitoxin system AbiEi family antitoxin produces MPGSRLLTTDDWPEAELRAAVLAGELVPVGPCWASPATPQDPALRATAAAWVLGDARLVAAGRTAAWIWGATSRPPDPFEASVPPQLRIAAGPALHLREVALEPVDVVRLGSAQTTVTTPARTAVDLLRTPGPTNPLRIDAVAGLLAIGAVTGDELRERLSALGTIPMVRQAERRLRALLSER; encoded by the coding sequence GTGCCCGGTTCCCGTCTCCTGACCACGGACGACTGGCCCGAGGCGGAACTGCGCGCAGCGGTACTGGCCGGGGAGCTGGTCCCCGTCGGGCCGTGCTGGGCCTCACCCGCGACCCCGCAGGACCCGGCGCTCCGAGCGACCGCAGCCGCCTGGGTCCTCGGCGATGCCCGGCTGGTCGCCGCCGGCCGCACCGCCGCGTGGATCTGGGGCGCGACGTCCCGTCCGCCGGACCCGTTCGAGGCGAGCGTCCCGCCGCAGCTGCGCATCGCCGCCGGGCCGGCCCTGCACCTGCGCGAGGTGGCGCTCGAGCCCGTCGACGTGGTCCGGCTGGGATCGGCGCAGACCACGGTGACGACACCGGCGCGCACCGCGGTCGACCTGCTGCGCACGCCCGGGCCGACGAACCCGTTGCGCATCGACGCCGTCGCCGGGTTGCTCGCGATCGGTGCGGTGACAGGCGACGAGTTGCGGGAGCGCCTGAGCGCCCTCGGGACCATCCCGATGGTGCGCCAGGCCGAACGTCGTCTGCGCGCGCTGCTCAGCGAGCGGTGA
- a CDS encoding RelA/SpoT family protein produces the protein MTDTREEPSAPSRPGSAQRPTSPLGPNTTGNLGSLRSLLPRLFSRAQPAGAVDTLIRTVRSHHPKADVTLIERAYSVAERAHDGQKRKSGEPYITHPVAVAQILADLGIGPITIAAALLHDTVEDTDYQLDQLQVDFGDEIAMLVDGVTKLDKVKYGDSAQAETVRKMVIAMSKDIRVLVIKLADRLHNARTWGFVESTSATRKAKETLEIYAPLAHRLGIQMIKLELEDLSFAVLHPKLYVEIDSLVKERQPKREQFVQNVIGTLKKDLKAAKVRGEVMGRPKQYYSIYQKMIVRGREFDEIYDLVGIRVLVPTVRDCYAMLGSVHARWTPLPGRFKDYIATPKFNLYQSLHTSVLGPQGRPVEIQIRTHEMHQRAEFGVAAHWKYKQRAAGRDVGTSSTTDDQDMAWLAHITDWQAETSDPGEFLDSLRYEIGAKETYVFTPQGKVIGLPAGATPVDFAYAVHTEVGHRTMGAKVNGRLVPLESSLSSGDVVEIFTSKNPDSGPSQDWLKFVKSPRARNKIKQWFTKERREEAVEQGRDAIARAVRKQNLPLQRIMSQDTIAEVASSMRYDDVSALYAAVGEGHVSTQSVIEKVLGSVQSDTETDEPELTFPRQVTSRQLRTSDSGVLVRGAPDILVKLAKCCTPVPGDQIVGFITRGQGVSVHQSSCTNVKSLMNEPDRMIEVEWAPSSKSVFLVQIQIEALDRSGLLSDVTRVLTDHHVNILSATVSTSSDRLALSRFVFEMGDTIHLDRVLNAVRRIDAVYDVYRVSAG, from the coding sequence ATGACGGACACCCGCGAAGAGCCGTCTGCGCCGAGTCGCCCCGGCTCCGCACAGCGCCCGACCAGCCCCCTCGGCCCGAACACGACGGGCAACCTCGGTTCCCTCCGCTCGCTGCTCCCGCGCCTGTTCTCGCGTGCCCAGCCTGCAGGTGCCGTGGACACCCTGATCCGCACGGTGCGGTCGCACCACCCGAAGGCCGACGTCACCCTCATCGAGCGCGCCTACTCGGTCGCCGAGCGCGCGCACGACGGTCAGAAGCGCAAGTCCGGCGAGCCGTACATCACGCACCCGGTCGCCGTCGCCCAGATCCTCGCCGACCTCGGCATCGGGCCGATCACGATCGCTGCGGCGCTGCTGCACGACACCGTCGAGGACACCGACTACCAGCTCGACCAGCTGCAGGTCGACTTCGGCGACGAGATCGCCATGCTCGTCGACGGCGTCACGAAGCTCGACAAGGTCAAGTACGGCGACAGCGCCCAGGCCGAGACCGTCCGCAAGATGGTCATCGCGATGTCGAAGGACATCCGCGTGCTCGTCATCAAGCTCGCCGACCGACTGCACAACGCCCGCACCTGGGGCTTCGTCGAGTCCACCTCCGCCACCCGCAAGGCGAAGGAGACGCTCGAGATCTACGCGCCCCTCGCGCACCGGCTCGGCATCCAGATGATCAAGCTCGAGCTCGAGGACCTGTCGTTCGCGGTCCTGCACCCGAAGCTCTACGTCGAGATCGACAGCCTGGTCAAGGAACGGCAGCCGAAGCGCGAGCAGTTCGTCCAGAACGTCATCGGCACCCTCAAGAAGGACCTGAAGGCCGCGAAGGTCCGCGGCGAGGTCATGGGGCGGCCGAAGCAGTACTACTCGATCTACCAGAAGATGATCGTGCGGGGTCGCGAGTTCGACGAGATCTACGACCTCGTCGGCATCCGGGTGCTCGTGCCGACGGTGCGCGACTGCTACGCGATGCTCGGCTCGGTGCACGCCCGGTGGACGCCGCTGCCCGGCCGGTTCAAGGACTACATCGCGACGCCGAAGTTCAACCTGTACCAGTCGCTGCACACCAGCGTGCTCGGGCCGCAGGGGCGCCCCGTCGAGATCCAGATCCGCACGCACGAGATGCACCAGCGTGCCGAGTTCGGTGTCGCCGCGCACTGGAAGTACAAGCAGCGCGCCGCCGGCCGCGACGTCGGCACCTCGTCGACCACCGACGACCAGGACATGGCGTGGCTCGCCCACATCACCGACTGGCAGGCGGAGACGAGTGACCCGGGGGAGTTCCTCGACTCCCTCCGCTACGAGATCGGCGCGAAGGAGACCTACGTCTTCACGCCGCAGGGCAAGGTCATCGGACTCCCCGCCGGCGCCACCCCGGTCGACTTCGCGTACGCGGTCCACACCGAGGTCGGGCACCGCACCATGGGCGCCAAGGTCAACGGTCGACTGGTGCCGCTCGAGAGTTCGCTGTCGAGCGGTGACGTCGTCGAGATCTTCACGTCGAAGAACCCCGACTCCGGCCCGTCGCAGGACTGGCTGAAGTTCGTCAAGAGCCCGCGGGCCCGCAACAAGATCAAGCAGTGGTTCACCAAGGAGCGTCGCGAAGAGGCGGTCGAGCAGGGGCGCGACGCAATCGCCCGCGCCGTGCGCAAGCAGAACCTGCCGCTCCAGCGGATCATGAGCCAGGACACCATCGCCGAGGTCGCCTCGTCGATGCGGTACGACGACGTCTCGGCCCTGTACGCCGCGGTCGGCGAAGGGCACGTGTCGACCCAGTCGGTCATCGAGAAGGTCCTGGGCAGCGTCCAGAGCGACACCGAGACCGACGAGCCGGAGCTCACGTTCCCCCGCCAGGTCACGAGCCGCCAGCTCCGCACGAGTGACAGCGGCGTGCTGGTGCGCGGTGCGCCGGACATCCTCGTGAAGCTCGCGAAGTGCTGCACCCCGGTGCCGGGCGACCAGATCGTCGGGTTCATCACCCGAGGCCAGGGCGTCTCGGTGCACCAGTCGTCGTGCACGAACGTCAAGTCCCTGATGAACGAGCCGGACCGGATGATCGAGGTCGAGTGGGCGCCGTCGTCGAAGTCGGTGTTCCTCGTCCAGATCCAGATCGAGGCGCTCGACCGGTCGGGCCTGCTGAGCGACGTCACCCGGGTGCTCACCGACCACCACGTCAACATCCTGTCGGCGACGGTCTCGACCTCGTCCGACCGGTTGGCGCTCAGTCGGTTCGTGTTCGAGATGGGCGACACCATCCACCTCGACCGGGTGCTGAACGCGGTCCGACGCATCGACGCCGTCTACGACGTCTACCGCGTCAGCGCGGGCTGA
- the secF gene encoding protein translocase subunit SecF produces the protein MASFSQFGSDLYTGKRSYDIIGRRKTWYLIALIMIVISLATPWLRGGYQLGIEFTGGSEFTLSDVKNTDQSIATDTVERVVSDEIPRVSQLGTHGIRVQTGQLTDRQTTEVQDALAEAYDVPESQVAATFIGATWGADVLAQAIRGLVIFLALAAVFMTLYFRTWKMSLSAMAALLHDLLITAGVYGIVGLEVTPAAVIGFLTILGYSLYDTVVVFDKVRENTAQESIRTFKQSVNLAVNQTLVRSINTSVVALLPVAAILFIGSYVLGAGTLRDISLALFIGIIVGTYSTIFIASPMYAHLRENEPKIKQADAKKTEAAAKRQREVDAAATADV, from the coding sequence ATGGCCAGCTTCAGCCAGTTCGGCAGCGACCTCTACACGGGCAAGCGGTCGTACGACATCATCGGACGACGCAAGACCTGGTACCTCATCGCGCTCATCATGATCGTGATCTCGCTCGCCACCCCGTGGCTGCGCGGCGGGTACCAGCTCGGCATCGAGTTCACCGGCGGCTCCGAGTTCACCCTGTCGGACGTCAAGAACACCGACCAGAGCATCGCGACCGACACCGTCGAGCGGGTCGTCTCGGACGAGATCCCGCGCGTCTCCCAGCTCGGGACGCACGGCATCCGCGTGCAGACCGGCCAGCTCACCGACCGCCAGACGACCGAGGTGCAGGACGCCCTGGCCGAGGCGTACGACGTGCCGGAGAGCCAGGTCGCCGCGACCTTCATCGGTGCCACGTGGGGTGCCGACGTGCTGGCCCAGGCCATCCGCGGTCTGGTGATCTTCCTCGCCCTGGCCGCCGTGTTCATGACGCTGTACTTCCGCACCTGGAAGATGTCGCTGTCCGCGATGGCGGCCCTGCTGCACGACCTGCTGATCACGGCGGGCGTCTACGGCATCGTCGGGCTCGAGGTCACGCCCGCAGCCGTGATCGGATTCCTGACGATCCTCGGCTACTCGCTCTACGACACCGTGGTGGTGTTCGACAAGGTGCGCGAGAACACCGCGCAGGAGTCGATCCGGACCTTCAAGCAGTCCGTGAACCTCGCGGTGAACCAGACGCTCGTCCGCTCGATCAACACCTCGGTCGTGGCACTGCTGCCCGTCGCGGCGATCCTGTTCATCGGGTCGTACGTGCTCGGCGCGGGGACCCTCCGCGACATCTCGCTCGCACTGTTCATCGGCATCATCGTCGGGACCTACTCGACGATCTTCATCGCGTCGCCGATGTACGCCCACCTGCGCGAGAACGAGCCGAAGATCAAGCAGGCCGACGCGAAGAAGACCGAAGCGGCGGCCAAGCGCCAGCGCGAGGTCGACGCCGCGGCCACGGCGGACGTCTGA
- a CDS encoding rhodanese-like domain-containing protein, whose product MPIEITEVDVAEARRRLASGARLFDVREQGEWDEVHAPQATLVPMSELVNRWQEIDGGDEPAIIVCHSGARSSRVVAALEQSGVSAVNLTGGMVAWEQSGAPVVRDAQGEPGHEH is encoded by the coding sequence ATGCCGATCGAGATCACCGAGGTCGACGTCGCGGAGGCGCGACGTCGACTGGCGTCCGGCGCACGACTGTTCGACGTCCGTGAGCAGGGGGAGTGGGACGAGGTCCACGCGCCGCAGGCCACGCTCGTGCCGATGTCCGAGCTGGTGAACCGGTGGCAGGAGATCGACGGCGGCGACGAGCCGGCGATCATCGTCTGCCACTCGGGCGCCCGCTCGTCACGCGTGGTCGCAGCCCTCGAGCAGTCCGGCGTCTCCGCGGTCAACCTGACCGGCGGCATGGTCGCCTGGGAGCAGTCCGGCGCCCCGGTGGTCCGCGACGCCCAGGGCGAACCGGGTCACGAGCACTGA
- the yajC gene encoding preprotein translocase subunit YajC has translation MGQEVILIVIVVAFAAFMFYNSRKRKKQQGELATKMVPGARVMLSFGLYGTLLSVDDEKVTADVEIAPGTVVTVHRQTLSRVVDDNASDIETTATPEDEAKPVAELNGEPVYGERVDNDRLDETDATKRKSDD, from the coding sequence ATGGGTCAAGAAGTCATCCTCATCGTCATCGTCGTGGCGTTCGCGGCCTTCATGTTCTACAACAGCCGCAAGCGCAAGAAGCAGCAGGGCGAGCTCGCCACCAAGATGGTGCCGGGTGCTCGCGTGATGCTGTCCTTCGGCCTCTACGGCACGCTCCTCTCGGTCGACGACGAGAAGGTCACCGCCGACGTCGAGATCGCACCGGGCACGGTCGTCACGGTGCACCGTCAGACCCTGTCGCGCGTCGTCGACGACAACGCCTCGGACATCGAGACCACCGCGACGCCGGAGGACGAGGCCAAGCCCGTCGCCGAACTCAACGGGGAGCCGGTCTACGGCGAGCGGGTCGACAACGACCGCCTCGACGAGACCGACGCCACGAAGCGCAAGTCCGACGACTGA